In the Leptolyngbya sp. BL0902 genome, AGGTTTCCTCTAGGCCAATATCTTCAACGGACGCCTTAAAGCTTTGGTTGGCCCCAAAAACACAATGCCCGCCGTTACGCCCAGTCGCTCCGCAGGATAGATGGCCTCGCTCCAAGACCACGGGCCGTATGCCCAACTGACTCAGCCAGTAAGCGGTGCAAATGCCCGTAATCCCTCCTCCAATCACGACAACGTCGGCTTGAGGCGGTAAGGCGGACTCAGATTGAAAGGTCAGGTCTTGGGAATGGAGCCAAAAGGAAACCGCACGACTTGTCATAGGGGCATGACCGAAAGGATAGTGTTCTATCATCCGTTCTACCCCATAGATCCGCTCGATGCTGTCTTCAGTCGTGGCCCAATCGCTGACACCAGCGGATGATCAGGCTATACCTTGGGAGACCCCAATGGCCCCAGCAGCAGCAAGGGCCAAGGCAACTCCAGGTCAGGCACCCAGTTAGCATAGGGCCGTACCCCTGGCACCGCATAGGGCAGCACAAACCGCAGAGATCGCAGAGAGGCCGGACGTTGACCATCGGCATCCACCAGACCGTACTCCCTGGCGAGTTCTGCCACAATTTGTACCTGCCCCGTGCGTCGTAGCAGGTTTGGATCTGAGGCCAAGGCCGCAATCACCCGTCCGGTCAGCAGGGGCGTTTCCCAGTTGTAGTGTTCCTCGATAGCCCCGGCCTGGGCCTCCCCGCTGGGCCTATCTCCCAAGCCCATCTCGGCGGCAAATTGGGTCATCAGTTCGGTGCCCACAATCCCAGGCCAAATCGACAGCGACGTAACCTGATGCGGTTTGAGTTCGATGGCCATATCTGCCGCCATACGGTCGCAGGCGGCCTTGCCCACGCCATAGGGCACGCCAAAGATGTAGGACAGCCCGCCCCAAGAGGACAAGGTACAGATCAGTCCCCGCTGGCGGGGCACCATCAGTCGAGCCGCATAGACACTGGCCACATAGTGACTGCGTAGGCCCACCGCATTGCAGGCATCCCAAAACGAGGGTTCAGCCTCCCAAAAAGGTTTGCCATAGGCGGTGCGCAGGGCCGGGACTCCGGCATAGGCATTGTTCACCAAGACATCCAATCGGCCATCCTGCTCGGTTTGGATGCGTTCAAACAGCGCCTTGATCTGCTCATCGTCGCTGTGGTCTACCTGAACCGGAATGGCGACCCCACCCGCCTGCTCGACGGCAGTAGCGGTTTCCTCCAATGACCCTAGGCCCTCCTCGGTCGCGGCCAGCGTTCGTCCGGTGAGGTAGACCGTGGCCCCAGCCTCGCCGAGTCCAATCGCAATGCCTTTGCCGAGTCCTCGCGTGGCCCCCGTTACGAGGGTGATGACCCCCTTAAGTGGTTTCATGGGATTCTCCGGTAGCCGTTGTTAACTCAGCCAGCTTTCGCTCTCGTGCAAACAAAAAGAGTGGGAAGCCAAACCCAAACGAGACGAGGAAGATGGACGCAATGTAGAGGCCCCACCGTTTCATCTTAAGCCGCTGTCCTTCTGTGGCAATCAGCAGAATCGCACACAACGCGCCTAGGGTCACATCCACCCCAATGAAGCTGGAGGCAGGGTTAGCGTACACCTGGTCGATAAAGGTCGGCAGGTCAAAGTTCAGCAGGTTGGTCGCGGTGAACTCCCCCTTGGTGGCAATGGTGAACTGTACCAGGTAGTAGTTTGTCCAGATGAAGCCGATTACCGTTAGGACGGCATAGACGACTTGGCGGATTAGGGTTCCGGGCATGGGATTTTCAGTGAGGTCAATGCCTCTATTGTCACGGCTTTAGCCCTACAACTTGAGTCTCCTCCGCCCTGTAATGTCCGTTGGGCGATGACGATACAGGTCATGACTGGCCTACGCTGATGGTTGAAGATTGACCTCCTAGAAGAAACGGCCATGACCACTCCCCTCCATGTTTTAGTCACGGGCGCGACCGGACGCACAGGATCCATCGTCGTTCAGAAGCTTCAGCAACGGCCAGAACACTTCGTGGTCAGGGGCTTTGCCCGCTCTG is a window encoding:
- a CDS encoding SDR family NAD(P)-dependent oxidoreductase, giving the protein MKPLKGVITLVTGATRGLGKGIAIGLGEAGATVYLTGRTLAATEEGLGSLEETATAVEQAGGVAIPVQVDHSDDEQIKALFERIQTEQDGRLDVLVNNAYAGVPALRTAYGKPFWEAEPSFWDACNAVGLRSHYVASVYAARLMVPRQRGLICTLSSWGGLSYIFGVPYGVGKAACDRMAADMAIELKPHQVTSLSIWPGIVGTELMTQFAAEMGLGDRPSGEAQAGAIEEHYNWETPLLTGRVIAALASDPNLLRRTGQVQIVAELAREYGLVDADGQRPASLRSLRFVLPYAVPGVRPYANWVPDLELPWPLLLLGPLGSPKV
- a CDS encoding DUF2834 domain-containing protein; protein product: MPGTLIRQVVYAVLTVIGFIWTNYYLVQFTIATKGEFTATNLLNFDLPTFIDQVYANPASSFIGVDVTLGALCAILLIATEGQRLKMKRWGLYIASIFLVSFGFGFPLFLFARERKLAELTTATGESHETT